Proteins from one Pseudomonas grandcourensis genomic window:
- the cyoB gene encoding cytochrome o ubiquinol oxidase subunit I — MFGKLSWEAIPFHEPIVMITISMIALGGLALFAAITYFKKWTYLWTEWLTSVDHKKIGVMYIIVAMVMLLRGFADAIMMRTQLAMATEGSPGYLPPEHYDQIFTAHGVIMIIFMAMPFFTGLMNLAVPLQIGARDVAFPFLNSLSFWLLVSGVVLINLSLGVGEFAKTGWVAYPPLSGLQYSPGVGMDYYIWALQLSGLGTTLTGVNFLATVLKMRTPGMKLMDMPIFTWTCTWANVLIVASFPILTATLALLTLDRYMDFHIFTNELGGNPMMYVNLFWAWGHPEVYILILPAFGIFSEVISTFTGKKLFGHHSMVYASGAISILGFMVWLHHFFTMGSGASVNAFFGLATMLISIPTGVKLFNWLFTIYQGRLRFTSQVLWTLGFMVTFAIGGMTGVLLAIPGADFVLHNSLFVIAHFHNVIIGGAVFGYIAGFAFYFPKAFGFKLHEGWGKAAFWFWISGFFVAFMPLYALGFMGMTRRLNATTNPEWVPYLYVAMFGAVMIAVGIACQLIQLYVSVRDRNKPENMCEHGDPWNAHTLEWSTSSPPPFYNFAVLPKADVVDPFTEAKENGTAYKAPARYEPIHMPNNTATGVVMGALLTVFGFAMIWHIWWLAIAGLAGTVIYFVIHAARDDQGYMVPVDVIERIEAEQHKRLVAAGKIPATATRVETSLEQA, encoded by the coding sequence ATGTTTGGTAAATTAAGTTGGGAAGCGATCCCGTTCCACGAACCGATCGTGATGATAACCATCTCCATGATCGCGCTCGGTGGTCTGGCGCTGTTCGCTGCAATCACCTACTTCAAGAAGTGGACCTACCTGTGGACCGAGTGGCTGACGTCGGTCGACCACAAGAAAATCGGCGTGATGTACATCATCGTCGCCATGGTCATGCTGCTGCGCGGCTTTGCCGACGCCATCATGATGCGTACCCAGCTGGCCATGGCCACCGAGGGTTCGCCTGGCTACCTGCCACCTGAACACTATGACCAGATCTTCACCGCTCACGGTGTGATCATGATCATCTTCATGGCGATGCCATTCTTCACCGGCCTGATGAACCTTGCAGTGCCGCTTCAGATCGGCGCGCGTGACGTTGCCTTCCCGTTCCTGAACTCCCTGAGCTTCTGGCTGCTGGTTTCCGGCGTAGTGCTGATCAACCTGTCCCTGGGCGTCGGCGAATTCGCCAAGACCGGCTGGGTTGCCTATCCACCACTGTCGGGCCTGCAATACAGCCCTGGCGTGGGGATGGACTACTACATCTGGGCGCTACAGCTATCGGGTCTAGGGACAACGCTGACGGGGGTCAACTTCCTGGCCACCGTGCTGAAAATGCGTACCCCAGGCATGAAGCTGATGGACATGCCGATCTTCACCTGGACCTGCACCTGGGCCAACGTCCTGATCGTGGCTTCGTTCCCGATCCTGACCGCTACCCTGGCACTGCTGACGCTTGACCGTTACATGGATTTCCACATTTTCACCAATGAACTTGGTGGCAATCCGATGATGTACGTGAACCTGTTCTGGGCGTGGGGTCACCCTGAGGTGTACATCCTGATCCTGCCAGCGTTCGGTATCTTCTCCGAAGTCATCTCGACCTTCACCGGCAAGAAACTGTTCGGCCACCACTCGATGGTCTACGCATCGGGCGCGATCTCGATCCTGGGCTTCATGGTTTGGCTGCACCACTTCTTCACCATGGGTTCGGGTGCCAGCGTCAACGCCTTCTTCGGTCTGGCGACGATGCTGATTTCCATCCCGACGGGTGTGAAGCTGTTCAACTGGCTGTTCACCATCTACCAGGGCCGTCTGCGTTTCACCAGCCAGGTTCTGTGGACCCTGGGCTTCATGGTGACCTTCGCCATCGGCGGCATGACCGGCGTATTGCTGGCCATCCCGGGTGCCGACTTCGTTCTGCACAACAGCCTGTTCGTGATCGCGCACTTCCATAACGTGATCATCGGCGGTGCGGTATTCGGTTACATCGCAGGTTTCGCGTTCTACTTCCCTAAAGCGTTCGGCTTCAAGCTGCACGAAGGCTGGGGCAAGGCAGCATTCTGGTTCTGGATCAGCGGCTTCTTCGTCGCGTTCATGCCGCTCTACGCGCTGGGCTTCATGGGCATGACCCGTCGCCTGAACGCCACCACCAACCCTGAGTGGGTGCCGTACCTGTACGTCGCCATGTTCGGTGCGGTGATGATCGCCGTGGGTATCGCTTGCCAGCTGATCCAGCTGTACGTCAGCGTGCGTGACCGCAACAAGCCGGAAAACATGTGCGAACACGGCGACCCGTGGAATGCACACACCCTGGAATGGTCGACCTCGTCGCCACCACCGTTCTACAACTTCGCTGTGCTGCCGAAAGCCGACGTTGTCGACCCGTTCACCGAGGCCAAGGAAAACGGCACCGCGTACAAGGCCCCGGCCAGGTACGAGCCGATCCACATGCCAAACAACACCGCGACCGGTGTGGTCATGGGTGCTCTGTTGACCGTGTTCGGTTTCGCGATGATCTGGCACATCTGGTGGCTGGCAATCGCTGGCCTGGCTGGCACCGTGATCTACTTCGTGATCCACGCGGCCCGTGATGATCAAGGCTATATGGTGCCGGTCGACGTGATCGAGCGCATCGAAGCCGAGCAGCACAAGCGTCTGGTAGCGGCAGGGAAAATCCCGGCCACCGCCACCCGTGTTGAAACCTCGTTGGAACAGGCTTAA
- the hmpA gene encoding NO-inducible flavohemoprotein — MLSAQDRAIVKSTVPLLESGGEALITHFYRMMLSEYPEVRPLFNQAHQTSGDQPRALANGVLMYARHIDQLDQLGDLVAKIINKHVALQILPEHYPIVGSCLLRAIAEVLGEEIATPEVIAAWGAAYGQLADILIGAETSIYDQKEQAPGGWRGAREFIVAGKVEESAEITSFYFEPADKGPILVAEPGQYIGMKLILDGEEIRRNYSLSALAKKGQYRISVKREDGGRASNFLHDQLQVGASIQLFPPSGEFVLTASDKPLVLISGGVGITPTLAMLEAALETQRPVHFIHCARNGSVHAFRDWIDGLAERHPQLKRFYCYSEDDGVSPAAHKVGLLSQQQLHAWLPEQRDLDVYFLGPKGFMASIKRHLKALGVPEKQSRYEFFGPAAALE, encoded by the coding sequence ATGCTGAGCGCTCAAGACCGTGCCATCGTCAAATCCACCGTACCGCTGCTCGAAAGCGGTGGTGAGGCGCTGATCACGCACTTCTACCGCATGATGCTCTCCGAATACCCGGAAGTCCGCCCGCTGTTCAACCAGGCCCACCAGACCAGTGGTGATCAGCCGCGTGCGTTGGCCAACGGCGTATTGATGTATGCGCGCCATATCGACCAGCTCGACCAGTTGGGCGACCTGGTGGCCAAGATCATCAACAAGCACGTGGCCCTGCAGATCCTGCCTGAGCACTACCCGATTGTCGGCAGCTGCCTGTTGCGGGCCATCGCCGAAGTATTGGGCGAAGAGATCGCCACCCCGGAAGTGATCGCTGCCTGGGGCGCGGCCTACGGTCAACTGGCGGACATCCTGATCGGTGCCGAAACCAGCATCTACGACCAGAAGGAACAGGCACCGGGCGGCTGGCGCGGGGCGCGGGAATTCATCGTGGCCGGTAAGGTGGAGGAGAGCGCCGAGATCACCTCGTTCTACTTTGAACCTGCGGACAAAGGTCCGATCCTGGTGGCAGAACCCGGCCAGTACATCGGCATGAAACTGATCCTCGACGGTGAAGAGATCCGTCGTAACTACTCGCTGTCGGCGCTGGCGAAAAAAGGCCAGTACCGCATCAGCGTCAAACGTGAGGACGGTGGCCGCGCGTCCAACTTCCTGCACGACCAGTTGCAGGTCGGCGCCAGCATCCAGTTGTTCCCGCCGTCGGGCGAGTTCGTCCTGACCGCCAGCGACAAGCCACTGGTGCTGATCAGCGGTGGCGTAGGCATCACCCCGACCCTGGCGATGCTCGAAGCGGCGCTGGAGACCCAGCGGCCGGTGCATTTCATCCACTGCGCGCGCAACGGCAGCGTCCATGCCTTCCGCGACTGGATCGATGGCCTGGCCGAGCGTCACCCGCAACTCAAGCGTTTCTATTGCTACTCCGAGGACGACGGCGTGAGCCCGGCGGCGCACAAGGTCGGTTTGTTGAGCCAGCAGCAGTTGCATGCATGGCTGCCGGAGCAGCGTGACCTGGATGTTTACTTCCTGGGGCCGAAGGGTTTCATGGCGTCCATCAAGCGCCACCTCAAGGCACTGGGTGTGCCGGAGAAGCAAAGCCGCTATGAGTTCTTCGGGCCGGCAGCGGCGCTGGAGTAA
- the cyoE gene encoding heme o synthase, translated as MSLKHFIQITKPGIIFGNVLSVAGGFFLASKGHVDLAIFLAAMIGTSLVVASGCVFNNCIDRDIDLKMERTKNRVLVQGLISLKLALIYATVLGVAGVALLYKVANPLAALFAVIGFVIYVGFYSLYLKRKSVHGTLVGSLSGAMPPVIGYVAVSNTFDMAALTLLVMFSLWQMPHSYAIAIFRFNDYLAASIPVLPVKRGIQVAKKHILIYILAFLVATLMLTFSGYAGMSYLAVAAAMGMYWLYMAWTGYKAVDDTVWARKLFVFSIFTITALSVMMSLDFKVPSELLLTYAP; from the coding sequence ATGTCCCTTAAGCACTTTATCCAAATCACCAAACCGGGGATCATTTTCGGTAACGTGCTTTCTGTGGCAGGCGGATTTTTCCTGGCCTCCAAAGGGCATGTCGATCTGGCCATCTTCCTGGCCGCCATGATCGGCACGTCCCTGGTGGTTGCCTCCGGTTGCGTGTTCAACAACTGCATCGACCGCGATATCGACCTGAAGATGGAACGCACCAAGAACCGCGTGCTGGTCCAGGGCTTGATCTCCCTGAAACTCGCCCTGATCTATGCGACCGTCCTGGGTGTCGCCGGCGTTGCCCTGTTGTACAAGGTGGCCAACCCGTTGGCCGCGTTGTTCGCGGTCATCGGCTTCGTGATCTACGTCGGCTTCTACAGCCTGTACCTCAAGCGCAAGTCGGTTCACGGCACGCTGGTGGGCAGTCTGTCGGGCGCCATGCCGCCGGTCATCGGTTATGTCGCAGTCAGCAACACCTTCGACATGGCCGCGCTGACCCTGCTGGTGATGTTCAGCCTGTGGCAGATGCCGCATTCCTACGCCATCGCGATCTTCCGCTTCAACGATTACCTGGCCGCATCGATTCCGGTGCTGCCAGTGAAGCGCGGCATCCAGGTGGCCAAGAAGCACATCCTGATCTACATCCTGGCCTTCCTCGTGGCGACCTTGATGCTGACCTTCAGCGGCTACGCCGGCATGAGCTACCTCGCCGTCGCCGCGGCCATGGGCATGTACTGGCTGTACATGGCCTGGACCGGCTACAAGGCAGTGGATGACACGGTCTGGGCACGCAAGCTGTTCGTGTTCTCGATCT
- the cyoA gene encoding ubiquinol oxidase subunit II: protein MSKNRYPRLLGLLPLIGTLLLSGCNMTLLNPKGQVGLDERNLIITATLLMLLVVVPVIVMTFLFAWKYRASNTNATYTPKWNHSTKIEIAVWAVPVLIIIALGYVTYKSTHALDPYKPLESDVKPVTIEVVALDWKWLFIYPEQGIATVNKIVFPAHTPINFKITSDAVMNSFFIPALGGQIYAMAGMQTKLHLIANENAEMDGISANYSGAGFTGMKFKAIATSQEDFDAWVSEVKKAPKQLEQAEYAALAKQSQNNPVELYSSVTPNLFQTIVDKYEGMKPGPKVKHEKEEKEVAATQGMDMNSHSAAGAEE from the coding sequence ATGAGTAAAAACAGGTACCCCAGACTACTAGGCTTATTGCCGCTGATCGGCACGTTGTTGCTGTCAGGCTGCAACATGACCTTGCTCAATCCCAAGGGCCAGGTTGGTCTGGACGAGCGAAACCTGATCATCACCGCAACGCTGCTGATGCTGTTGGTCGTGGTTCCGGTCATCGTGATGACTTTCCTGTTCGCCTGGAAATACCGCGCGTCCAACACCAACGCTACCTACACCCCGAAATGGAACCACTCCACCAAGATCGAGATCGCGGTGTGGGCTGTTCCAGTGCTGATCATCATTGCCCTGGGTTACGTCACCTACAAGTCGACCCACGCCCTTGACCCGTACAAGCCGCTGGAATCCGACGTGAAGCCGGTGACCATCGAAGTGGTCGCGCTGGACTGGAAGTGGCTGTTCATCTACCCGGAACAAGGCATCGCCACGGTCAACAAGATCGTGTTCCCGGCGCACACCCCGATCAACTTCAAGATCACTTCCGACGCCGTGATGAACTCGTTCTTCATCCCTGCGCTGGGCGGCCAGATCTACGCGATGGCTGGCATGCAGACCAAACTGCACCTGATCGCCAACGAAAACGCTGAAATGGACGGTATCTCCGCCAACTACAGCGGCGCTGGTTTCACCGGCATGAAATTCAAGGCAATCGCAACTTCCCAGGAAGATTTCGACGCCTGGGTAAGTGAAGTCAAAAAGGCACCTAAACAGCTTGAACAAGCTGAATACGCAGCCCTTGCCAAGCAGAGCCAGAACAACCCAGTCGAGCTCTACTCCTCGGTGACGCCGAACCTGTTCCAGACCATCGTCGACAAGTACGAAGGCATGAAACCGGGTCCGAAAGTGAAGCACGAGAAAGAAGAGAAAGAAGTGGCCGCTACGCAAGGAATGGACATGAACTCGCATTCAGCTGCCGGGGCAGAGGAGTAA
- a CDS encoding disulfide bond formation protein B — translation MSDESMRLGRERRYLVLLGIICLALIGGALYMQIVLGEAPCPLCILQRYALLLIAIFAFIGAAMRSRRSITVFETLVVICAVAGAGVAGHHVFTQFYPAVSCGIDVLQPIVDDLPLAKIFPLGFQVDGFCSTPYPPILGLSLAQWALVAFVLIVVLVPLLTSRNRKALR, via the coding sequence ATGAGCGATGAATCCATGCGGTTGGGGCGTGAACGGCGCTACCTGGTGTTGTTGGGCATCATTTGCCTGGCGCTGATCGGCGGTGCGCTGTACATGCAAATTGTTCTGGGCGAGGCCCCTTGCCCGCTGTGCATCCTGCAACGTTACGCGTTGCTGCTGATCGCGATCTTTGCCTTCATCGGCGCGGCCATGCGCAGCCGTCGCAGCATCACGGTGTTTGAAACCCTGGTGGTGATCTGTGCAGTGGCAGGTGCAGGCGTTGCCGGGCATCACGTCTTTACGCAGTTCTATCCGGCGGTCAGCTGTGGCATCGATGTGCTGCAACCGATTGTCGATGACTTGCCGCTGGCGAAGATCTTCCCGCTGGGTTTCCAGGTCGATGGTTTCTGCTCCACGCCCTACCCGCCGATCCTTGGTCTGTCGCTGGCGCAGTGGGCGCTGGTCGCCTTCGTGCTGATCGTGGTGCTGGTGCCGTTGCTGACCTCGCGTAACCGCAAAGCGCTGCGCTGA
- a CDS encoding cytochrome o ubiquinol oxidase subunit III: MSNLVTNAGHTHVDGHGHDDHHHDSGEMTVYGFWLYLMTDCILFASIFAAYAVLVNNVAGGPSGHDIFELPYVLGETALLLFSSITYGFAMLAFFRGNKKQVLGWLALTFMFGAGFIGMEINEFHMLISEGYGPSRSGFLSGFFTLVGTHGLHVTSGLIWMAIMMYQVQKNGLTATNKTRLSCLSLFWHFLDVVWICVFTVVYLMGTM; this comes from the coding sequence ATGTCGAACTTAGTGACCAATGCTGGACACACCCATGTCGATGGACATGGGCATGATGACCATCACCACGACTCGGGCGAGATGACCGTATACGGTTTCTGGCTCTACCTGATGACCGACTGCATTCTGTTTGCATCGATCTTCGCGGCGTACGCGGTACTGGTTAACAACGTAGCGGGTGGCCCGTCGGGCCACGACATCTTCGAACTGCCATACGTACTGGGCGAAACCGCTCTGCTGCTGTTCAGTTCGATCACCTACGGCTTCGCCATGCTGGCGTTCTTCCGTGGCAACAAGAAGCAGGTCCTGGGCTGGCTGGCCCTGACCTTCATGTTCGGTGCCGGCTTCATCGGCATGGAGATCAACGAGTTCCACATGCTGATCTCCGAGGGCTACGGCCCTAGCCGTTCCGGCTTCCTGTCCGGGTTCTTCACCCTGGTCGGCACCCACGGTCTGCACGTGACCAGCGGTCTGATCTGGATGGCGATCATGATGTATCAGGTGCAGAAAAACGGCCTGACGGCGACCAACAAGACCCGTCTGAGCTGCTTGAGCCTGTTCTGGCACTTCCTGGACGTTGTGTGGATCTGCGTATTCACCGTTGTTTATCTGATGGGGACTATGTAA
- the cyoD gene encoding cytochrome o ubiquinol oxidase subunit IV gives MANAAHSQNGHDSHDAGHGSVKSYGIGFILSVILTLIPFGLVMYPTLPKSITLMIVVAFAVIQVLVHLVYFLHLDRSAAQRNNVIAFVFAAIVIVLLVGLSLWIMFSIHTFMMAK, from the coding sequence ATGGCTAACGCAGCTCATTCCCAAAATGGCCATGACAGCCACGACGCCGGTCACGGCAGCGTCAAGTCCTACGGCATCGGTTTCATCCTGTCGGTGATCCTGACCCTGATCCCGTTCGGTCTTGTGATGTACCCGACGTTGCCGAAGTCGATCACCCTGATGATCGTCGTCGCGTTCGCAGTCATCCAGGTGCTGGTGCACCTGGTGTACTTCCTCCACCTGGACCGTTCGGCCGCGCAGCGTAACAACGTGATTGCGTTTGTCTTTGCCGCGATCGTGATCGTCCTGCTGGTTGGCTTGTCGCTGTGGATCATGTTCAGCATCCACACGTTCATGATGGCGAAGTGA